From the Selenomonas sp. oral taxon 920 genome, the window CCACGGAGTCCAACTGTTGCGCCCATCATCGTATACTGTCCGTGAAAGGATGTTGTAAATGTTGCGGGCCAATGACTGAACTCGAACGGATGCACAAAGTCCACATCGAGCAGCCACATCCGATAGAGTGTCTTTGGAGCGTCATCATAGGGCTTCTCTTTCTGTGCCTCCAACCATTCCGCGACCAAAACGGTGTGCCAGACGGAAATAAAGCGTATTGTGCTGCAGATAAAGCCGCTCCGCAAAGCCGACCTCCATTGATGTCTGATGCATCGCTTGAATGGGAAGCTCGACATCGTTTAGAAAGCTGTGTGAGTTCCGTTTCCGCAGACGGATATCCATTTACAACGAACCTTCTTGAATATATCGTCATAATGAATTGTTATACTCCGATTAATATCCTGCATACCATATCTCATATAAAAAATCTAAATTTTCCTCTTTTGATAAGAATAATATTGCTTCATCCCAACAGTTACTTGTTTTAGAAAACGTTATACTGTTGCTTATTGCGGGTTGAATTCCTCTTCCTGTAATAGAAAATGCATCTAGGGAATCTATATGTATATTATGATTTTTGCAGGTGCTAATAAAATCTTTTGCAACACTATTGAAAAATAGATACATGCCATCGTAGATGATAATTTTCTTCTGGTATTTTTCTTCCAAGAGCTTAATCATAAAAAACCTCCATATTTATACCTTAATCATGCGGCTTATAGAGATTTTGGATTGTACTGTCTGGAATCCAATTTTTATCGCCATACTTACTAGTTTGTATTAGCTCTTTAGTTGTGTCGTCTATTACTACATAATCTCCTTGTTTATTATAATAGACTGTAGCCTGATTTCCTGTTGATTTATTAAACGCTTTTCTAGTTGTATGGGGACGTTTAATAACATCTTTTATAGAATCAATACTCCATCCCCTTTTCTTGATATAGCGTTCATCTTTTATGCCAAGACCACTAAATTTTGATTGAATATTGTTTATGGTAGGTTCGTTTCCAGACGTACTTGCATTAAATTTTGAGAAATCATCTGCAAGATTTTGCCTTGCTCGAACAATACTTGTTCCACCATGAGCTATTGCCGCTGCTCCAGCTGCTGTAAGTGCTGGCGTTGTTACTGCACCTACACCAGTAGCTCCTGCAGCGATTCCTCCGCCCATTGTTCCCATACCAAAAGCGATTTCGATACATGGAGGCAATGTCGCCTGTCAATCTGCCCAAATGATAAGCGTTTGTGTTAGCGGAATAAGGGGAATGTCCTGTTATGCCTCTATATAACGCTCTCATAACGCCGAACGACATATTTTCGTCGGTTGAGTAGGCTATTTCGGCTGCAAAGTCCCAAAACTGACGTGTCGGATAAGGGCGGATAATTGTTTCTCCCAGACGATAATACGCATCCCCGTTAAGCGTAACATGATTTGGGTAGCGCTTATTGTTGAAGAAATCGGCAATTTCATCGGAGGATTTTCCCTCTCTTATAAGTGCTTCTCTTTCTGCTTGTTCATTTTCTTCCTGTGCTTTGTTTTTTTCCTGATACTCCTCTTTCGTTGAGTGCGTTTGCAGTATCTCTGCTGAGGGCAGAGATGTCCTGTATCGGATTCTCACGGATGTCGATGATTCCCAGTGCGACGGCAGTTTTTGTGGTGCTGTCTGCATCGCCTTTTGTGGGGGATGCAAGGGAATCCTTTTAGTCTGCTAGGTCATGTCTAATCAAAATAATATAACAACAGTTTTCGATAATCAATCGTGCCTTCCCTTTTCAACGGCAGAGGATGAGCAAATTGGTGCAACATTACGGGATATGCCAAGATTCGTTCGTAAAAGAGGAGATCTCTCTCCTCCAACTCTGTTTCACTGTGAAGAATGGTTAATTCATCGTCACTATATTTTGCCAGTGCTTTTGATAAATATTTGTAGTCCGGAGAGGTTAGATCGACCTCCGGATTAATCAGGAGCGTAACATGAAACGGCTCAGATTGGATTATATAGAACCCCACGCTTCCATACACATAAAACTTGTTTTCCTCATAGAACAACCCCATATCCTTTTCCCATGTGTAGACTTCTTCGTCAAGGACACGTACTTTACTCGCTCCGCCATACCTTGTCCATTCCTCCAAATGCATGTCCCATAATTCAGAATGTTTATCTTTACGATAAACAACTATTTG encodes:
- a CDS encoding ShlB/FhaC/HecB family hemolysin secretion/activation protein, whose product is MDIRLRKRNSHSFLNDVELPIQAMHQTSMEVGFAERLYLQHNTLYFRLAHRFGRGMVGGTEREAL
- a CDS encoding colicin E5-related ribonuclease, whose translation is MGGGIAAGATGVGAVTTPALTAAGAAAIAHGGTSIVRARQNLADDFSKFNASTSGNEPTINNIQSKFSGLGIKDERYIKKRGWSIDSIKDVIKRPHTTRKAFNKSTGNQATVYYNKQGDYVVIDDTTKELIQTSKYGDKNWIPDSTIQNLYKPHD